Genomic DNA from Lepeophtheirus salmonis chromosome 9, UVic_Lsal_1.4, whole genome shotgun sequence:
TCATTCttttccaagagatgctaaCCTTGCGGCCAGATAGTGTAGCCTTATTCCAAGAAAAAACTAGAAACCTTGCCAAATGATCGCACTCCCGCTCAATTAAAAACACGATCATTTTATCGATCGAATATACgtatttaaatttgacaactctttatgatggcaattaaattcaatatatgttCGATTGGTGACAACCATAgtttataataatccaaatgatgaatttaattgaaatatgtttGCACCTTTAgcacaaaaattttaagaacCACTGTCTAAGGGGACATGAGTTTTGTAGATCTTgtgtcaatttactacataaaaatatacgaaaattgtatttcagttgggaaaattcgtttacaaaaaaataaagattgatctTACAACGGTATTTCCAAAAAGGAAGGAGCCGATGGTGTCTCTGGAGGAACCTATATTTGAGTTTTCTTAAAGTGGCAAACTCGTCAACAGATTACAGCAGAGAGTCACTGATACTCCACGAAAAAAAGAATTTAGCTtatctttgaatataattttaactgaCTATTCttacaatctttaaaattattgtccctcaattttttggatattatcgTATAAGAtgtaaaaacagaaaaatttatacatacttatataaatgagcaaaaattgataaaaatgatgagCGTACTTCCCCTCTCGCTagagaatttttatttgatgaggATTTGACAGCCTTTTCAAAACATTGGTACTTTTGTCATTGCCATCctcatgtatattgtataattccTAGAATTGATGGTCAGAGTGTCGgacaaatttcaataatttcttcGAAGGATTTATAAGACCTCCCATAGAAATAAGCATAGACagttaactatatatatttgtatttgagtatcatttattttctgttcAAGATCTggatataaagatttttttttttttttgctacccTGGTCTAAGCAATCACTTTGAATTCTTTAAAATGTTCTTGCTGGAGTATTTAATTCCTAATGACGGTTTCTGTGAAGGCCAATGTCTCCAAATATTCAATGTGTTCCGAAACTTACTAGAATTGTATTACATCTAATAGTCCTCTATTTTATTCTGATTCATTGCGTCTACGAAAAGTTCACTGCATTATTTGAATCCCGAAGCAACTTcattactagaaaatttgatcCCAAGGTAAGTTCATCTCTCATACTCAACAATGCATATATTTAGAATAGTACTAGAGAAATCGGTcaaaaaccttctttttttttactgaaggacaattttttaaaattacattttgccGAAGGACTATTTAGAACATTAGGccgaaaaattatgtttaatatatattcatatacaattataaactatcattcaatttaaataggtattgttcaattttcatatgctacgagtatatattttatgtaggtaAGTTAAATTGTCTTCttctgtatattatttttaatattcaaatacattaatgatattctttttgttcgtcaatccatgtgtatcttccaatatgaataatctattATGTCGTATGATTATCAATTGATAATTGAGAAGTGATtaacacttcttccattcgaataactatcgttttgtttattttttaatttatttaactctttAACTTCCTGCTCAACAGTTTGGTAGAGCACATTCTCTGTGACCATATCTTCAACATAgacatagaaatatattttcttctagttcattgattaaaaatcatGCGCGTTTTTAAAATACACTTTACCCATGAATCAACATCGGAAAAATTTGGTAGATGCCTATAAAAACCCTGTGGGTCatgtaaaaaaagcaaaattgatTCTTTGTCTCTTGTGAGGAAGTTACAGGGTTAAAGTACTACAAcggtaaagattcgaactacatcCGAACCACATTTTCATGCATTCTGTTTATTTACTGAACCCAATTTTCcaatacttttccaaaaaaaggaacAATATTGCAGCAATTTTGAGTTTAATATTTTCGCTGAACTCTTCTAACGTCACAAACTTATTAATGTATACCAACGAATTCAGGCGAcacgaaataaaataatctaaaagtATTGAATCGTACGATTGAGTAGGTCAATTTTTCGAATTAACACGCTCGCCAAATTTGATGTACAATAAACCGATTGTAACATTTGGTGTGTGATAAATGGCACcgagttgtaaaaaatacatgtttCCCAAAAATCTGTTAACATGGTATAATAGCGATTTCCATTTACAAAAACGTGGTAATTATCCTCTTCGACGAATAATATGTCTCAATGATCTCTCCGCCATGAAATCTACCacaataagtaaatttttcgGGATGCAGGGATGTCTCCTGAAGCACTTGTGGATTTTTGTTTGACCAATAAcgtatattttgcttattaaaaaAGCCCTTAGGCCAAAAAAGAGCACTGATcggttattttgataataaatttggataattgtTAATCACTGATTACATGATGAAATGAATActaatgaagtttctaaatATCTCAGATCAAAAGTAAATACGACGTCTTTTTTCCcaaatggtattaaaaaaattgaagcgtCCCTCATGGAAAATTTactagttaattaaaaaatatttttcggtaaaagaacactcattaatttaacttatatgATGTATATAGAttaagaacaatatttttttatcatactatcattttgaattaaattaaaatagaccaatatcaatatattaaagatcATTTTTCGCCCTAAGTGTACTTAGTTGGCATGTCTATTCGGCTATATTTACATTTGGCAAATTATCCTTAGGTAAACATGTTTTCGACCAATAGTCTCCTCacgttaataaaaaaaataaactattatgtagtactatattttattctactttttaataCTAAGATTTAatcattctatatttttaatatactcaTTATCCTAGTAAATAAGAACTTTTACTTAACGAAAAACATTATGTAACCAGATTGCAACAAATTTGTTACATAGTTTTATGATAATTTGATTTCACTAAGttgaatattgatatattacTCATTTAACTATTACTCCTTGTGGCAATTGTCtcatattatttagatttttactttatattttaaaaatacatttgaaatttgtacaagTAAATTAAACAACGCACTCATTTTACCAActcttataaatatactatCTACTACTACTGAAGAAGACATATAAAGACTtcagacataaaataaaagaacaatacaggcagattttgacataATACCCAACCactcatagtttatgacgtcactattgctagaatcttcaatttaatgtattatacCGCCTGCTaggtaagaaaaacagatttttgacaaaacacacaatcACTTatatactatgacgtcaatattaaaagcgtagtcGTACGGcgctatggtataaccttgtatttctactaaTGATATGTTTTGTGGGTTCAGGAGCTTAAATttgatgttataatttttgtaaaactaaGGGAAAGCAATGATTTTCAATGtcaaattaacattaaatttgcATGGTTGAAGTAAATAACGAACATAAATACATTGTTTTAGTGGAATATAGAACTCTTGtggaaatcaaaaaaaaaaaaaatcaaatttttgtataatccTTCATCCTCAAATTGAGCCCCAAAGATATGCCtctaaaaactttgaaaatataaaatcagtgaCTTAAGTTTTTCCAATATTTGAGCGCCACTTAGTGGTTAAacgattttaatattattatttttttagtaatcatatttaatgatactcTATGCAAGAGcgtagttaaaataaattttcaccGTAGTgggtataaaattgtttgaaaatttgttgaaatataaggAACTAcctagtagtaattcattttctaaacaGAATCATATAACTGATTTTAGCAAGGCCTTTTGCCTTCTCCTCACAatcttacaagaaaaaaaaacaatttcttatcaGAAATAGATGATTTGcatttccataactttttttactttaactttagatggaaatttatttcattatcgTTTTTCTCACGCTCTTATGTTTAAGAcagcatttttttcattttggtacTAAGCGTCAAGGTAAATggcaaaatatgatttttgagaatCATAGGGTCAAAgacaattattaattcataaaaccttaatcattttatttatcagaccctaatatgtattataaattattacatcgttatacagtcttatatacatatagtaaataaaaattacatattttaatggattGAATGAGATAATTGTCTCTAATTATCCAACTTTTTTTGTCCGTTATCGAtccaaaagaaacaaacaaaaagaagaagaattacaaatttaaatatttggtgTGATTATGAGTACTTAATTCCAATTTtaatcattggcatcaagtaatTTTTGCAGTCAATTAATACAGTTTAATGGGGTAATGCTTTAATGGGATTTCTTCGttgtatcttgtaaaaaaatcacttttctcTCAAATATAAGACGTCAGTGTAAACACGctatagtatttttaataaataaaacagaggATTTTTATCTGCTGAGATGTTATATACAATGTTGGATAGGTCTTAAAACTGCAATCATATCCGTTTGGTCCTAATAGAATTTTTAAGTCCTAGGACCGGTCTTTATTgatcttttatggtaactaaaACAACTCAAATGACGTATTTACTAACTATATTGTTCAGCTGTCCAACATCTTCAAGCtatcatttattactttgttcGTGTTGATATAATTCAATACGCTCAAGCCACGGCGTAGACTcgctaacaaaaaataatctatgtattttgttggcAGCTGTCCATTCGCTCCTCTTGCTTGAAACGTCATGGCTAttgcataatttattctttttcacaaataaaaaggacatatatataaaatatacattgaccatttgattatttttatcaagaaattttggctatcattcacaaatacaaattaataactactctttgaatcaaaaattaataagcatttagtgttgagactctgtcctgcaccgatttttttttgggtcagtcttaagtaattttttcttccgATCTGGAGAGGATATTTCAGTCCTGACCgcggaccgattttttttcggtttcatatattatgagagagcacatttatttttgtctagATCGGCCGtcgttgatttatttattatagttaacaaagaataaatatctggataaccttgaaaatctcaaaagtattgtatatattctaaaacaattacattattgatatgacatatttttattcatgcaagctacctatttttaaatttcgtatGGTGTCATTgaacttgaaaatacatatgatgtcatgttataaatcatttatctttgaaatcggtgtagaccgatttttttttgggaacgAACTAGATCGATTCTGTCCTTTGGATCAATTTAGTCATAACTTTTCCTTTAGGCGGATCTACACCAAACTTTTCTACGAGACCGGTCCAGAcagtttttatgatttatttatttcgctaactaccagatgatttggGGCCattttctgtatctttttgGAGTAAAGGTGCGCGTCATACAATGAAGGTAACGAGTAATGAATGACTGCACGTATTTTGgtctatttgaataaaatactgaGACCTCCCTAGTGGAAGTTCACATATAACAACTAATATTCTTAAatgtaaagggtttttcattagggacatttcaattttgtttccCGTTAGGGATAAAACAACgccataattattttcatactttgaaatttagaaacttcattagTATACATTTCATGATGGAGCGATATACACTTGATCAGTGATTTCAAATcatccaaatttattatcaaaataactgtTGAATAGTATGCTGATATTCATTACTAAATCATCTTCTGTGATGAAACTCATTTTTAGCTCAATggcttctttaaaaagaaaaatacatgttATTGGTCATTGATAACTGACTTTTTTGCTTTAACTGCAAGGTATGTTTCGAGAAAATGGACCATTTGATTGGTCATATGGGATCGTGCAATTTAACAGCTTTAGATTATTGTCTTTGGGGTTATGTGAAGTCACTGGTTCACAAAAAGCAGCCAGCGatgttagaagagctcagaaaaaatatcaaacgcAAAATcgttgctatttttttaaaagtagtgaAAATTGGGTTAATAGATTGGACTTCTATAAACGTGCTTATGGTGGTCTTGATAGAGAAATCGATTTTCATTCATacaggtatatatttataatttgtactaaaaagtaaatttggcaaaatcttAAACcgttaatgttatatttataaaagactgTAAAAGTGcttttattatttgtagataATAATTGACTACGGATTCATTTAATCTGCTGCTTTTTAAGGCAAGGGCTAACCGAAGTCCTAGTAGGCATTTAATAGTAAAGAATTTTTTCTTggtacattttatatttcaaaattttgataaattgattcAATCCAGGTTTTTACTAcgaataatttagaaaaatagttgACGACTATTTCTATTGGGAGTGGGGTTTATCTAAAAACTGATtcattcatcaaatatttttagtgaaTTTATTTAAGGGATTCAGTTCATTTAAAAGAATCACAATTCCCTAAAAGTTTACTGAGTATAGAGCTGTAAACTCACTCAAATCTGAATCCCCAATTCAACTTAACTTACCCCATGTTTGGggtgaattataaatttttttaaatttgtccttgatgctcagggaagctgTAGCGTTGAGTAATAATTTTCAGTTTGGGCTAGGTGTTAACTTGTACAACTCGTGGGGTGGGGTGTATCATGGGATATTGCTAGTGTAACCCAAGGGCCCAGATGCATTATAGTATATTGAAAGGGGTTCTTGATACTTAGGATAGTGGTGttgataggttttgatccaccTGCGAAACCTTTTGGCCCAAGTatactttgcaaaataaaatgagtctcttgtaagaattttttatcatacattAGTTTGATTGtctcaataaaaatgtacaagatCAAGAATGTAAAGCCTTTTAATATATTGGGTCGCATgccaattgaaatattttattgggcCTCAGAACCGATTatgttaaatttcttgaaaaatggctacataaaacaaaactattaaatacaaattaattttaattttagacctAGTATAAATTAAtggcaaatttaattttacaaggCAAAACTACTTAAAAGTGCGAAAACGataactttcagccagatcggtctatttctttctgtttggtatttgTTTTAATCGAGGGTTTGGCGGGAAAGATTATGCCGGGTTTTTTTCGATTTGCATGAAATAATCATCATACACtctctggaaaagggtaaaactctCACAAGTGCATATTATCCATCGTTATTGAACCGTTTTAAAACCGAACTGCAACAAATTTGCCCGTAAAAAGTGATTTTCCATCTTGACAATGCACTAGCTCACACTTCAGCAATTGTTGTGGAATAATTAATGGAAATtaggttccaactcgagatgcccacagcacttGCAATCTCACCCATTTTAACTCTTTTGTCATCCATCTCAATATTATGggttttatcaataatttctggagtagtaacctcaaccaAAATGTTCAGCGTCCCTTGTGCCCATATGGTCacaggaatttttttgaaaactcttATAAACTCTTCTAATTGAAGATGGAGAGTCACCATAATGTTCATCatgcttctttttagtctcctgaggaatttggtctttcaaaaaagtaatgattaattaacacacaaaatttattcattttttgaaaatcgttccacttcctcgattcaaagaAATGCCGAACATAAAGAAATCGACCGATTTGGCTGAAAGTTGTTGTGTGTTCTTCTAAGAGATGCTACGAACTAAATATAACCTCAATACGTACCAGTAGTGCCATTTCTCAGAATTTACGCGGACTTTTTCAACTACCCTCGTACTTACaggaagcggggatcaaattgtcgccaaaatatttttcttcagaaaacaacacaaaatatacattttttaacttctttattgaaaatcaaaactatgacgagcatataggtatagagtagtcattcatttgatataatcactaTTGGCATCCataacggcctctgaaccggctgcagaCTCTTCTGACCAtgtcattgtccatgttgcttgatagagtccatcaggctgaccttggtgctatggggatgtttcttggtatgtctctcgacatagccccagacaaaatagtccaaagggattaaggtcgggagagttaagatgccacaaatccttggttacgacgtcataacagttctcggttaaccactgcatggagattttggacacatggcagggtgctaaGTCCTgtttgccacacccagggcctgtctccggccaccccttggatccagggcagaaccaccttctccataacatccaggtagacctctgtatagacctttagacccgtttcaaacatgtggggaggcataacatgaccttcactgctgaccaccccgaacaccatgaccattgcagggaacttggtcttcattaccttcctcacatggctggtgcagtggctatccacctgttgttctgcttgttgagcTTCTGATCTTGACGGAAATTCTTtttatcagagaaaaaccacagcatcccgtgCTGTTTtaggtgcttgagcttgttgagcaattttgttgacttcatcagcctgttgtcctttgccttctgggtcaagatctggcccacctgcatcttgtagctcttgcaccttaaatcctcagatacacagtaccttattgttttttaataacagcccagatccctcgccatggccttcatagacctggtagggtcatcctcaaccatcttcttcaccttgtcgaccaagtcggtgtccctgaccttcctgtcggcgccctcctccttgggtgccctctttatggtggcatcaacatcccaggtgtcccctagcttcttacagatacactgaacagtccgtaaattcactcctaaggttgaagcaatcgttgaattggagaattcacctccattattaaccaatgccatgactacggcggacctcgaaagctcctcttccacttatagctctttatctcctcatatgatgacggcatgatgctaactgaactacgtatcgtcagctgacgaaaatagctttcctatttggtaaccagttttttatttgataatgtcgtcttcaagttatcaaggtttaaagtaggcggtaatttgatccccgctccctgaacagataatatataagaaaaaacaaaaaacaagtatttacacATCCCAGTTTTCTATTAAGAAAAGGATTGCATTTAGAAGATCATCCTTTATTGATGCCCTTTAGTCAcgtaaaatgaatttttgtagcGGAGAATAATTGTCTGACACATTTTTGTGACGATTACATAAACAATAATGTACACACAAGGGCACAAAAACATGGAAATATCTTTGTTTGTGGTGAcaaggtttttgttttttcttggaGTTAAGGTCCATTCTCCACATTGATTATTGCATCCTCCAATGCTATTTTTGTTGAGCTTGGGTGAAGATTTTGACGAGTCGTGTGTGTCAGACTGAGGGTAGCCTAATTAATATTGATGGGTATtatgtgtattttggatatgtttaaaaaaagataccgaaaatcaacatggacaatcagacaatttgaagattcaAATTCaaaggagagtagcttagctgtcataacgctTCATTACATCATCTACAATCAACTGTAAAGAAGGAGgaagggaagaaggaaataaacaagggcattgaCAAGGATTAATCTGATGTCAATATTTAGTTCTACTCTGGgcccaacaagggcttacattgataactccgcaacaaatttTGAGGGTTACACTCTGTGTCTGATGAGCCCACGCCAGTGTTACATCAggcttttaatataattaaactatataGGAAAGGAGGTTGACTCCTCAcgagttaaataaaaatgacaacggTCAAGGAAAAGAAACTTCATTCTTCACTACTTAATAAACtttcattaataattcaaaacagAGGAAATGCCTCTGGACatgcaaaaaatagaaaaaagaacgataacttataaaaacataacaaaCCCGTGACTAGTTATTTGAAACCAGCAAATGAGTTACTTGCAGACCCTTGACTAGGGGGTGGAGGGCTACATCCCCAGACTCAAATCTtgctattaaatttttcgaaaaaacaattataaaaaaaattaattgaaattaatttttaacattttagaaaatgtattttctaaagcaAAACACTTTTTATGGCGGCTGCTGAGTAGTTTCACTTTTGTTGTAATCAGTTGTGAATAACCATGTAGgtagattttttataatgaagtagatgacttataaaaagtatattgaattataaaaagcCACAAGATAACAAATCCCGCTTaatgaatacaaattacaaGAGATATCATTATGTGGCAAAAGATAGAGAGCAGTACGTTTACATGAGTAAGCTTTAGTTACAAAAGCTACCATGTCAGAGACAGTGTCGATTATTTCAAATGACAGCCCATTTCAGGGTTTGGGTTTTGTTTTTGCAGCCTTCATAATTGTATCTGAGACTGCTGGATCAGGAATACTGGCTCTTCCTCAAGCTATGGTTGCCACAGGTAAACAATTTAACTCATTGAAATTCATACTGTCCGTTTTAGCCATTCATTTTTAGGTTATTGGGGCTTGCCTTTAATAGTTGTTTTGGGCATTTTGATGGCTTATAACGGATCGTGTCTGGGGAAGTCTTACGAAATAATTCTCGAAGAAGGATCTACTGCTTCTCATAGAGATCCATATCCTGTCATAGCTGAGGTGTCAGGGAGTACAATTGGTCGAAAATCAAAGTCAATTTTTCGCCAAATGACTATTGTATCCATGGTTGTCATGAACTATGGGTCCGGAGTAGTATTTTTGGTACTAATTGctcaatatttaaatgatttatttcatcaatatttaccAAATTACCCGTTAACTCATTGCCACTGGATAATCATCACCGGTATCTTAGTTACTCCAACAACATGGTTGGGATCTCCCAAAGATCTTGGAGTTATATCCCTCGCTTCCGTCATCATTACAGCCATTGCTTGCATTCTCATTATCATACGACTCATTTTAGATTATAAGGAAGGCTATCATCCGAAGAATAATTGTCCTACTTCTAAGGACAATGAATTTTCCTTCCAATCCTTATTGGGCATTATTGAATCCTACAGCACAGTCATGTTTGCCTTTGCTGGAGCCTCCGTATATCCAAGTATTCAAGATGATATGAGAAATAAATCCCACTTCAAATACACAGCTATTCTATCTATTGTCTGTGAGTAAATTACTCTTTTTGTAGATTCAGAGTAATTCATCATTTCATTCAGTGATTATTTGCATGTATGTGCCTGTTTCATGGCTTGGATATGCTCTCATTGGTGATTGTGTAAATAGGAATGTCATTCTCAGTTTAAAACCTGGAATCATTAAATCCTCCGTAGAGATACTTCTCATACTCCACTTGTATACGGCCATCACAATATTCTTAAACCCTATCCATCAATATTTCGAGTTTCTTTTTCATATCAATTCaggtttatttttacttattataggATTAAGCATCAAATACACATATTAAGCTATAAGCCAGATGACGAAAGAATGACCAAATTAAGTTAGCTACgagattacttttttcttttcttttttttgtagaaaccCCATgactagtgttggatcagtcctagtACTGATTACCGAatcagtcttctttttttttattggttcgATCTTTTTACCATTTAACGATCCTAAGGACCAATACCTCAGTCTGTACTATCTTTATAGGtattcttcactcatagctaagACTGAATACTATATAGAAAcgttgaattttataattggtAGATTGAACATACAATACTAAGTTGTAGCAACACAATTCCTATTTCAAACTCCAATAACTTGTTTCTAGAAAGAGGTTAAATTGAACAGCTGATATGACATAGTTAGTTACTACGTCATGTCAACTATTGTAGTTAtcataaaagactgataaggacTGGTCGTAGGACTGAACAAgctttatagaaatacaaggttataccagaACTcgtttacgactgatgtttgacttccaccacgcttttaatattaacatattcGTAGATGAGCTCTTGCGTGttctgtcaaaatctgtttttcctgcCCAAAAGTCAGTGCAATGCATTAAGTTGAcaattatagcaagcccgattacatgatggtataacctta
This window encodes:
- the LOC121124327 gene encoding uncharacterized protein encodes the protein MSETVSIISNDSPFQGLGFVFAAFIIVSETAGSGILALPQAMVATGYWGLPLIVVLGILMAYNGSCLGKSYEIILEEGSTASHRDPYPVIAEVSGSTIGRKSKSIFRQMTIVSMVVMNYGSGVVFLVLIAQYLNDLFHQYLPNYPLTHCHWIIITGILVTPTTWLGSPKDLGVISLASVIITAIACILIIIRLILDYKEGYHPKNNCPTSKDNEFSFQSLLGIIESYSTVMFAFAGASVYPSIQDDMRNKSHFKYTAILSIVLIICMYVPVSWLGYALIGDCVNRNVILSLKPGIIKSSVEILLILHLYTAITIFLNPIHQYFEFLFHINSEFNWKRIAFRSSIMALMIFVGLSIPEFSNLLDFIGSGPSALINFILPPCFYLLLVRSTSGLRSLPILERILCVFIASSGLILAFFGVIISLKNIIYSHFTLPCYLK